One Desulfobulbus propionicus DSM 2032 DNA segment encodes these proteins:
- a CDS encoding GNAT family N-acetyltransferase: protein MTIEPKKNELMKRFEITLEGKTAVLDYVEQNDTTLIFTHTFVPPELRGRNVAAILTEYALNDARSHGKKVVPQCSYVATYMERHHEYDAIRVTSGSLR, encoded by the coding sequence ATGACCATCGAACCCAAGAAAAATGAACTGATGAAACGTTTTGAGATAACCCTTGAAGGAAAAACCGCCGTGCTTGACTACGTGGAACAGAATGACACCACGCTGATTTTCACCCATACCTTCGTGCCTCCCGAACTGCGTGGCCGCAACGTGGCCGCCATTCTGACGGAATACGCATTGAATGATGCCCGCAGCCACGGTAAAAAGGTCGTTCCGCAGTGTTCCTATGTCGCCACCTACATGGAGCGGCATCATGAATACGATGCCATACGAGTCACCTCCGGAAGCCTGCGATAA
- a CDS encoding phospholipase D-like domain-containing protein, whose protein sequence is MRVPRRKTKNRFRGLLSRIKGIPEVIHFPGNSVILLPHGGDFFPALFMAIQSARTTICVEFYIIKPDATGQRFADVLRQAAGRGVAVSLLYDAIGCFDTPAAYFQHLQAGGVRCIAFNPPAFSRLHWLDVRDHRKMVVVDGTIAFLGGLNVGDEYSGYGDSVHRWRDIGIRLDGPVAGELQRLFWQTWRGEGGPSVPEQHDSPGQAAGEANVVIVNGTPHHTRSVIRNSFRLAMAGSSRSIRIITPYFVPGPRVVRSLLRAVRRGVEVRIILPSISDVPLVQIMSRAYLKPLLEAGVAIFERQGTILHAKVMLVDDRWSTFGSANLDFRSFHRNHEINVIIDSRAFGEQVAALFEEEVTLSRRITLSENARRNRFERLCGWLLTPLSRFL, encoded by the coding sequence ATGCGGGTGCCAAGACGAAAGACCAAGAACCGTTTCCGCGGACTGCTGTCCCGGATCAAGGGGATTCCCGAGGTCATCCATTTTCCCGGCAACAGCGTGATCCTTCTGCCGCATGGTGGAGATTTTTTCCCTGCGCTGTTCATGGCCATCCAATCCGCCCGCACAACGATCTGTGTTGAATTTTACATCATCAAACCCGATGCCACCGGCCAGAGATTTGCAGACGTGTTGCGGCAGGCGGCGGGACGAGGCGTCGCGGTTTCACTGCTGTACGATGCCATCGGTTGCTTTGATACCCCTGCCGCCTATTTTCAACATTTGCAGGCAGGGGGGGTACGCTGTATAGCCTTCAATCCGCCCGCCTTCTCGCGGCTGCACTGGCTCGATGTCCGCGATCATCGAAAGATGGTCGTCGTTGACGGCACGATCGCCTTCCTCGGTGGGCTCAACGTGGGCGATGAGTATTCAGGGTATGGCGACAGTGTTCACCGCTGGCGCGATATCGGTATCCGGCTTGACGGTCCGGTCGCGGGCGAGTTGCAGCGGCTGTTTTGGCAAACGTGGAGAGGGGAGGGCGGACCATCTGTCCCGGAGCAACACGATTCGCCTGGCCAGGCCGCAGGGGAGGCGAATGTGGTCATTGTCAACGGCACGCCCCATCATACCCGTTCGGTCATCCGCAACTCGTTTCGTTTGGCCATGGCCGGTTCCTCGCGAAGCATCCGCATCATCACCCCCTATTTTGTCCCTGGCCCGCGCGTGGTTCGGTCGTTGTTGCGAGCCGTCCGGCGCGGTGTTGAGGTGCGGATCATCCTGCCGTCGATCAGCGATGTGCCGTTGGTGCAAATCATGAGCCGCGCCTATCTGAAACCCTTGCTCGAGGCAGGGGTGGCCATCTTCGAACGCCAGGGGACCATTCTCCATGCCAAGGTAATGCTGGTCGATGACCGCTGGTCCACGTTTGGCTCCGCCAACCTCGATTTCCGCAGCTTTCATCGCAACCACGAGATCAATGTCATCATTGACAGCCGTGCGTTCGGCGAGCAGGTGGCGGCGCTGTTCGAGGAAGAAGTGACGCTGTCGCGCAGGATTACTCTGTCTGAAAACGCGCGGCGGAACAGGTTCGAACGGCTGTGCGGATGGTTGCTGACCCCGCTGAGCCGTTTTCTCTAA
- a CDS encoding hydantoinase/oxoprolinase family protein, with the protein MTAYCIGIDTGGTYTDAVLMDTRTGQVVAWQKERTTPHDLSLGVGKALAGLLRQSARPAEVVKLSVSTTLATNAVVEGRGARVGLFVLGYVRHFKLPVVANIFLKGGHTITGEEDEPLDIETLIDTLPGLANEVDSYAVCGAMSIKNPTHELVAQEAIRLIDSKPVFCSHRVSSHPGMLERSATACLHAKLMPLMTDFLASIQRSMLTVGLDCPVTIICGNGQGMELERIADQAAITMASGPAATARFGAADGFADALVVDVGGTTTDVCLIKDGKPLLNREGCAIGEWRTHVEAVDMYTAGAGGDSHVVCQRDGRVILKSTRVQPLAMTPELLDPHTWLNSATDCSLVLPVEGLDPVLIEADPILRFLIQHGPTPPSTLAERTGIGGIVLEKRLERLMFLQQVVLAGFTPTDALHALGMLEIGNTAASRSGAEVLAAEQGLSVEEFCRQVVTETEAAIETIVLTYLGRAVWQDVQSAPFLNRRDNELFSLHFRLKLPIIGIGAAARCFLPGVARRLGTTVSFPEYCEVGNAIGAALIGVDG; encoded by the coding sequence ATGACTGCCTATTGCATCGGTATCGATACCGGCGGCACCTATACCGACGCCGTTCTCATGGACACGCGCACCGGCCAGGTGGTGGCCTGGCAAAAAGAACGCACCACCCCGCATGACCTCAGTCTTGGCGTGGGCAAGGCATTGGCTGGACTGTTGCGCCAATCGGCCCGGCCGGCGGAGGTAGTCAAACTGTCGGTCTCGACCACCTTGGCCACCAATGCGGTGGTGGAAGGGCGCGGCGCCAGGGTCGGATTGTTTGTCCTCGGCTATGTTCGCCACTTCAAGCTGCCGGTGGTGGCCAATATCTTTCTCAAAGGAGGGCACACCATTACCGGCGAGGAGGACGAGCCCCTGGACATCGAAACCCTGATCGACACTCTGCCCGGATTGGCCAACGAGGTCGACAGTTATGCGGTCTGCGGCGCCATGTCGATCAAGAATCCGACCCACGAACTGGTGGCCCAGGAGGCGATCCGCCTGATTGATTCCAAGCCGGTGTTCTGTTCGCATCGAGTGTCCAGCCACCCCGGCATGCTCGAACGGTCGGCCACCGCCTGCCTTCATGCCAAGCTGATGCCGCTGATGACCGATTTTCTTGCCTCGATCCAGCGTTCCATGCTTACGGTGGGGCTCGACTGTCCGGTGACCATCATCTGCGGCAATGGCCAAGGGATGGAGTTGGAGCGGATAGCCGACCAGGCGGCGATCACCATGGCCAGCGGTCCGGCGGCGACCGCACGTTTCGGCGCGGCCGATGGGTTTGCCGATGCCTTGGTGGTCGATGTCGGCGGCACCACCACCGACGTCTGTCTGATCAAGGACGGCAAACCCTTGCTGAACCGCGAGGGCTGCGCCATCGGTGAATGGCGGACCCATGTCGAGGCGGTGGACATGTACACGGCCGGTGCCGGCGGTGACAGCCACGTGGTCTGTCAGCGCGACGGCCGCGTCATTCTGAAGAGCACACGGGTTCAACCTCTGGCCATGACCCCGGAGCTGCTTGACCCGCACACCTGGCTCAACAGCGCCACGGATTGCTCCCTGGTGCTGCCGGTGGAAGGACTCGATCCTGTCCTGATTGAAGCGGATCCCATCCTCCGTTTCCTGATCCAGCACGGCCCGACCCCACCCAGCACTTTGGCCGAACGGACCGGAATCGGCGGCATCGTTCTGGAGAAACGGCTGGAACGGCTGATGTTTCTCCAGCAGGTGGTGTTGGCAGGTTTCACCCCCACCGACGCCCTTCATGCCCTGGGAATGCTCGAGATAGGCAATACCGCCGCCAGTCGCAGCGGGGCCGAAGTGCTGGCGGCCGAGCAGGGGCTATCCGTTGAAGAATTCTGCCGTCAGGTGGTAACCGAGACTGAGGCGGCGATCGAGACCATCGTTCTCACCTACCTGGGCCGCGCTGTCTGGCAGGACGTGCAGAGCGCTCCCTTCCTCAACCGTCGCGACAACGAGTTGTTCTCCCTTCATTTCCGTCTCAAGTTGCCGATTATCGGCATTGGCGCCGCGGCCCGTTGTTTTCTCCCCGGCGTGGCCCGCCGGCTGGGAACGACCGTTTCCTTTCCCGAGTACTGCGAGGTGGGGAACGCCATCGGTGCCGCCCTGATCGGCGTGGACGGATAA
- a CDS encoding cytochrome c biogenesis protein CcdA: MDILLSQFDTYLQSSLLASLIIAFAGGVLASLTPCVYPMIPITAGVIGHANIGGSRWRGFVLSLIYVTGMALTYAALGVFAAATGRFFGAINSSPWTFLLVGNIILLFALGMLDVVQLPTFAGRMASRRLGMTGIFVAGISSALVAGPCTTPVLGTLLAYTATTRSLVAGGLLLFVFSLGMGALLLGVGTFSSFLASIPRSGSWMVKIKKIMGWCMLALAQYFFIKAGSMFL; encoded by the coding sequence ATGGATATACTGCTCAGTCAATTTGATACCTACCTGCAGTCCTCGCTGCTCGCCTCGCTGATCATTGCTTTTGCCGGGGGGGTACTCGCCAGCCTGACCCCCTGTGTCTATCCGATGATTCCCATAACCGCCGGGGTGATCGGCCATGCCAACATCGGTGGGTCAAGGTGGCGCGGATTTGTTTTGTCCCTGATCTATGTGACCGGCATGGCCCTGACCTATGCCGCGCTTGGCGTCTTTGCCGCCGCCACCGGCCGGTTTTTCGGAGCGATCAACAGCAGCCCCTGGACGTTTCTTTTGGTCGGCAATATTATTCTGCTCTTTGCACTGGGCATGCTCGATGTCGTACAATTGCCCACTTTTGCAGGCAGGATGGCCAGTCGGAGATTGGGAATGACCGGCATCTTCGTGGCAGGAATCTCCTCGGCCCTGGTTGCCGGCCCCTGTACCACCCCGGTGCTCGGCACCCTGCTCGCCTATACCGCCACCACCCGCAGTCTGGTCGCGGGCGGCTTGTTGCTCTTTGTTTTTTCGTTGGGCATGGGCGCCCTTCTGCTGGGCGTGGGCACCTTCTCCAGTTTCCTCGCCTCCATTCCCCGTTCCGGAAGTTGGATGGTGAAGATCAAAAAAATCATGGGATGGTGTATGCTGGCCCTGGCCCAGTACTTCTTCATCAAGGCCGGATCGATGTTTCTGTAG
- a CDS encoding TlpA family protein disulfide reductase produces the protein MMRKNAVSSLLVFLLVLAPCSLLAVQEGQRLIPFQGTDLNGNPIDLQRSIGSKPVMLIFWASWCPTCKTEVPKINKLAEQYSGRGMDFIAVNVGYNDSVERAQAFAQKNGMRYPAFFDGSGKVSEQYQLLGVPTIIIADKHGVVRFRNFVTPDIPEETFAKLMAE, from the coding sequence ATGATGCGAAAAAATGCTGTGTCTTCCCTGTTGGTGTTCCTGCTGGTGCTCGCCCCCTGTTCCCTGTTGGCCGTTCAGGAGGGACAGCGGCTGATTCCCTTTCAAGGGACCGATCTCAACGGTAATCCCATCGATCTGCAACGGAGTATCGGCAGCAAGCCAGTGATGCTCATCTTTTGGGCCTCCTGGTGCCCAACCTGCAAAACCGAGGTGCCCAAGATCAACAAGCTGGCCGAGCAATACAGCGGACGGGGAATGGATTTCATCGCCGTCAATGTGGGGTACAATGATTCAGTTGAGCGGGCACAGGCCTTTGCCCAGAAGAACGGTATGCGCTATCCGGCCTTCTTTGACGGTTCCGGAAAGGTCAGCGAGCAGTATCAGCTCCTGGGGGTTCCGACCATCATTATCGCCGATAAACACGGCGTGGTCCGCTTCCGCAATTTCGTCACTCCGGACATTCCCGAAGAGACCTTTGCCAAGCTGATGGCGGAGTGA
- a CDS encoding acyl-CoA thioesterase has protein sequence MTAVGTIELVVPESAIDLNGHVNNVQYVQWMQEAAIIHSTRLGWPTERYLSLGRTWIIRSHSIEYFHSAYAGETIHILTWVAEFQKIRSLRKYKFLRPADNTVLATASTLFIFCDLHTGRPVSIPPEVQTAYTVVATDGEP, from the coding sequence ATGACCGCTGTCGGCACGATAGAGTTGGTCGTTCCGGAGAGCGCCATCGACCTCAACGGTCACGTCAACAACGTGCAGTACGTTCAATGGATGCAGGAGGCGGCCATCATCCACTCCACTCGGTTGGGCTGGCCGACGGAACGTTATCTCTCCCTGGGCCGAACCTGGATCATCCGCTCCCATTCCATTGAGTATTTTCACTCGGCCTACGCCGGAGAAACGATCCACATTCTCACCTGGGTTGCTGAATTTCAGAAGATCCGTTCCCTGCGCAAATACAAATTCCTTCGCCCGGCCGACAACACGGTCCTGGCCACCGCCTCCACCCTGTTTATCTTCTGCGATCTCCACACCGGCAGGCCGGTTTCCATTCCACCGGAGGTGCAGACAGCCTACACGGTGGTGGCCACGGACGGCGAGCCGTAA
- a CDS encoding TolC family protein: protein MMQRIVVGVMMLFCCLGTVAAAAEKHSGTIDLAALKILDLQTAQTIAVASNPDMAAAQARVEQARARVRQAAATWWPSLDLNGGGARQRLSESSYRASNNLYSKFGLSTDQTTEQYSANLQATWVLFDGFYRNFKEQQAAYDEQSVSAALVDSQRLLVTSVAEAFLNAQLAQTYIDIARADETFYTRQLEDAQNRYDVGAGPWGDILNIKVQVNSAKTSLIRSQREFEAAGYGLAALMGLPEATFPPNLRLEALDKARAATSSKEKTEQLIQDALATRPDVRRLENVVKQTDAATGMAKAPFYPKVHIAGALEGAKEGDMGLDEDDFGNTVAMNMSWNLYAGGADKARLIEAEQARREAGYTLAGLRNSIAAEIRQDLALLAAAEEQVRLQRETVQLVEENRDLAKNEYEAGEASLVRLNEAQRDLITTYGRLAQALVGHQLAQQRLLSATGRNLNVLQKQPGNR, encoded by the coding sequence ATGATGCAACGGATAGTGGTAGGAGTCATGATGTTGTTCTGCTGCCTGGGCACGGTGGCCGCAGCAGCGGAAAAACATAGCGGGACCATCGATCTGGCCGCACTCAAAATCCTCGATCTGCAGACTGCCCAAACCATTGCCGTGGCAAGCAATCCGGACATGGCCGCCGCTCAGGCCAGGGTCGAACAGGCACGGGCCAGGGTGCGTCAAGCCGCGGCAACCTGGTGGCCAAGCCTTGACCTGAATGGCGGCGGTGCTCGTCAACGACTCTCGGAGAGCAGTTATCGGGCCAGCAACAACCTGTACTCCAAGTTCGGCCTCAGCACCGACCAGACCACGGAGCAATACAGTGCCAACCTGCAGGCCACCTGGGTCTTGTTCGACGGATTTTATCGCAATTTCAAGGAACAACAGGCCGCCTACGACGAACAGTCCGTCAGCGCTGCCCTGGTCGACAGCCAGCGATTGCTGGTCACCTCGGTGGCCGAGGCTTTTCTCAACGCGCAGCTGGCCCAGACCTACATCGACATAGCTCGCGCCGATGAAACCTTTTACACCCGTCAGCTTGAGGACGCCCAGAATCGCTACGACGTCGGTGCCGGTCCCTGGGGCGACATCCTCAACATCAAGGTGCAGGTCAATTCGGCCAAAACCAGTCTGATTCGCTCGCAACGGGAATTCGAGGCTGCGGGTTACGGCCTGGCGGCGCTCATGGGCCTGCCCGAAGCCACCTTCCCTCCCAACCTGCGGCTGGAAGCCCTGGACAAGGCGCGAGCGGCCACCTCATCAAAGGAAAAGACGGAACAGCTCATTCAGGACGCCCTGGCAACCCGGCCCGATGTCCGGCGTCTGGAAAATGTGGTCAAACAGACGGATGCCGCCACCGGCATGGCCAAGGCCCCCTTTTATCCCAAGGTGCATATTGCCGGAGCCCTTGAGGGGGCCAAGGAGGGGGACATGGGACTTGACGAGGATGACTTCGGCAATACCGTGGCCATGAACATGAGCTGGAATCTCTATGCGGGCGGGGCCGACAAGGCGCGATTAATCGAGGCGGAACAGGCTAGGCGGGAAGCGGGATACACCCTGGCGGGCCTGCGCAATTCGATTGCCGCCGAAATTCGCCAGGATCTGGCTCTGCTGGCTGCGGCCGAAGAACAGGTCCGCCTGCAACGGGAGACGGTACAGCTGGTGGAGGAAAACCGCGATCTGGCGAAAAATGAATACGAGGCGGGCGAGGCCTCATTGGTGCGGCTGAACGAAGCACAGCGCGATCTGATCACCACCTATGGCCGCCTGGCCCAGGCCCTGGTCGGGCATCAATTGGCGCAACAGCGGCTGCTCTCGGCCACGGGCCGCAACCTCAACGTCCTGCAGAAACAGCCCGGGAATCGATAA
- a CDS encoding cytochrome d ubiquinol oxidase subunit II, producing MIEQLDYKTLQHLWWLLCSVVGALFLFLTFVQGGQSLLWQVAKTQTEKDLVINSLGRKWEMTFTTLVLFGGALFASFPKFYSTSFGGAYWVWILILFTFIVQAVSYEYRKKPWNIFGSLVYEGFLFINGVVGILLIGAAVGTFYTGANFQLSANNFVTWTHPLRGLEAALSPSISSIFNIAMGLFLVFNARTLGAMYLINNVELGEAPEMETRLRRACWLNFLIALPLCLLIVVSLLFMRGYGIVDDRGTIAIVSFKFLLNLLANPWMLVLLVGGLALLIFGVWKTAKTSATGGIWYGGLGTVLIGLTVLMLPAYNNTAFYPSKVDLQASLTIYNASSSPYTLKVMTYVALGIPFVLAYIAYVWWAMNRSKIKIEDTGDRAAY from the coding sequence ATGATCGAACAACTGGATTACAAAACCCTGCAACACCTCTGGTGGTTGCTCTGTTCGGTGGTTGGCGCCTTGTTTCTCTTCCTTACCTTTGTCCAGGGCGGCCAGAGCCTGCTGTGGCAGGTGGCCAAGACCCAGACCGAAAAGGATCTGGTGATCAACTCGCTGGGCCGCAAATGGGAAATGACCTTCACCACCCTGGTCTTGTTCGGCGGCGCCCTGTTCGCCTCCTTCCCCAAATTCTATTCCACCTCCTTTGGCGGCGCCTATTGGGTGTGGATCCTGATTCTGTTCACCTTCATCGTCCAGGCGGTGAGCTACGAATACCGCAAGAAACCGTGGAATATTTTCGGTAGTCTGGTCTACGAGGGGTTCCTGTTCATCAATGGCGTGGTCGGCATCCTGCTGATCGGCGCGGCGGTCGGCACCTTCTATACCGGCGCCAACTTTCAGCTGAGCGCCAACAACTTCGTCACCTGGACCCATCCCCTGCGTGGTCTGGAAGCAGCCCTGAGCCCCTCGATTTCCTCGATCTTCAACATCGCCATGGGGCTTTTCCTGGTATTCAACGCTCGCACCCTGGGCGCCATGTATCTGATCAACAACGTGGAACTGGGCGAGGCGCCGGAGATGGAAACCCGCCTGCGCCGGGCCTGCTGGTTGAATTTCCTCATTGCCCTGCCCCTTTGCTTGCTCATCGTTGTCTCGCTGTTGTTCATGCGCGGCTATGGTATCGTCGATGACCGGGGCACCATTGCCATCGTTAGCTTTAAATTCCTGCTCAATCTGCTGGCCAACCCGTGGATGCTCGTTCTGCTGGTGGGCGGCCTGGCCCTGTTGATCTTCGGTGTCTGGAAGACCGCCAAAACCAGCGCAACCGGCGGCATCTGGTACGGCGGCCTGGGCACGGTGCTGATCGGCCTCACGGTGCTGATGCTGCCCGCCTACAACAACACCGCCTTCTATCCTTCCAAGGTCGATCTGCAGGCAAGTCTGACCATTTATAACGCCTCATCAAGCCCCTATACCCTCAAGGTGATGACCTATGTGGCCTTGGGCATCCCTTTTGTGCTGGCCTACATCGCCTATGTGTGGTGGGCCATGAACCGGTCCAAGATCAAAATCGAGGATACCGGCGATCGGGCCGCCTACTGA
- a CDS encoding cytochrome ubiquinol oxidase subunit I — MIEHLDLGMVNWARAQFALTAMYHWLFVPLTLGITWIIAFYHTIYVTTGNEEWKRLTKFWMKLFGINFAIGVATGIIMEFEFGTNWSNYSWMVGDIFGAPLAIEGIFAFFLEATFFAVMFFGWNRVSKGFHLFSTWMVAVGSNLSAVWILVANAWMQYPVGQAFNPDTARFEMQNFFEVAFSPYAINKFTHATSSSMLMAAFFIISISSWYLLRGRHVLMAKRSIVVAASLGLIASVFTVFNGDESAYEIAQVQPMKLAAFEGLYEGQTNAGLVAIGLINRDKKVWDVQEPFIGFNLHIPGLLSLMANRSFGSFVPGMKDLVYGNAEHNILGAAQKMERGKKAVASLDAYKQAQKAGDAAAAATHLATFNEYKEFLGYGYLNKPEDAVPPVALSFNAFHVMVILGSLFPLIFFAYLYFSYKGTLTDKKWLLGVGTITYLLGMIASQAGWIVAEVGRQPWAIQDLLPVTIARTNLTAGTVQTTFFMFLALFTLLLIAEISIMVKQINIGPEEN; from the coding sequence ATGATTGAACATCTGGATCTCGGCATGGTCAACTGGGCACGCGCGCAATTCGCCCTGACCGCCATGTACCACTGGCTTTTTGTGCCGCTCACCCTCGGCATCACCTGGATCATCGCCTTCTATCACACCATTTACGTGACAACCGGCAACGAGGAATGGAAACGGTTGACCAAGTTCTGGATGAAGCTGTTCGGCATCAACTTCGCCATCGGCGTGGCCACCGGCATCATCATGGAATTCGAGTTCGGCACCAACTGGTCTAATTACTCATGGATGGTCGGTGACATCTTCGGCGCCCCCCTGGCTATCGAGGGTATTTTTGCCTTTTTCCTCGAAGCGACCTTTTTCGCAGTGATGTTCTTCGGCTGGAACCGGGTATCCAAAGGATTTCATCTCTTCTCCACCTGGATGGTCGCGGTCGGTTCCAACCTGTCGGCTGTCTGGATTCTGGTGGCCAATGCCTGGATGCAGTATCCGGTCGGCCAAGCCTTCAATCCCGACACGGCCCGCTTTGAAATGCAGAATTTCTTCGAAGTCGCTTTTTCCCCTTATGCGATCAACAAGTTCACCCATGCCACCAGTTCCTCGATGCTGATGGCCGCTTTTTTCATCATCTCGATTTCCTCCTGGTATCTGCTGCGTGGCCGGCATGTGTTAATGGCCAAGCGTTCAATCGTGGTCGCCGCCTCTCTGGGATTGATCGCTTCCGTTTTCACCGTTTTCAATGGCGATGAATCGGCCTATGAAATCGCCCAGGTGCAGCCGATGAAGCTGGCCGCATTCGAAGGGCTGTACGAGGGCCAGACCAATGCCGGCCTGGTGGCGATTGGCCTGATCAACCGGGACAAGAAGGTTTGGGACGTGCAGGAGCCGTTCATCGGCTTCAACCTCCACATCCCCGGCCTGTTGTCGTTGATGGCCAACCGCTCCTTCGGGTCGTTTGTTCCGGGCATGAAGGATCTGGTGTACGGCAACGCCGAGCACAACATTCTCGGCGCGGCACAAAAAATGGAACGCGGCAAAAAGGCGGTGGCCAGCCTCGACGCCTACAAGCAGGCCCAAAAAGCAGGGGACGCCGCAGCCGCGGCCACCCATCTGGCCACCTTCAACGAATACAAGGAATTTCTTGGCTACGGCTATCTCAACAAACCCGAAGATGCCGTGCCGCCGGTGGCTCTTTCCTTCAACGCTTTCCACGTGATGGTGATTCTCGGTTCGCTGTTCCCGTTGATCTTCTTTGCCTATCTGTATTTCTCCTACAAAGGGACGCTGACCGACAAGAAATGGCTGCTCGGCGTGGGCACCATCACCTATCTCCTGGGCATGATCGCTTCGCAGGCCGGCTGGATCGTGGCCGAGGTGGGCCGTCAACCTTGGGCGATCCAGGATCTGCTGCCGGTGACTATCGCTCGGACCAACCTGACCGCGGGCACGGTGCAAACGACCTTTTTCATGTTCCTGGCGCTCTTCACCCTGCTGCTCATCGCCGAGATCAGCATCATGGTCAAACAGATCAACATCGGACCGGAGGAAAACTAA
- a CDS encoding DUF4492 domain-containing protein gives MSGPPGDRPWLPVRVYRFYRDGFRQMTVGRTLWKIIFIKLFILFAVLKFLFFPDFLATKFATDTQRADYVIEQLTQSAQGYTQPAKGE, from the coding sequence ATGAGCGGCCCACCGGGCGATCGGCCATGGCTGCCAGTGCGCGTCTATCGTTTTTACCGCGATGGCTTTCGCCAGATGACGGTCGGGCGGACCCTGTGGAAAATTATCTTCATAAAATTATTTATTCTATTTGCAGTCTTGAAATTTTTGTTCTTTCCTGATTTTCTGGCAACGAAGTTTGCCACCGATACCCAACGGGCTGACTACGTAATCGAGCAGCTGACGCAATCCGCCCAAGGTTATACCCAACCCGCCAAAGGAGAATGA
- a CDS encoding RrF2 family transcriptional regulator, which produces MRLTRAAEYAIRCMIYLSRQGQGVLTSRQEIAAQADIPPNFLAKIAQDLAKTGLIEIRQGARGGLVLNRHPAAISLLEVVEIMIGEIYLNDCVARPAACKAQRYCAVHRVWLDARDQLRDTLRRVNFDQLSADSTCLPAFADMLLEPKGHDATAHEDLQ; this is translated from the coding sequence ATGCGTTTAACCCGAGCCGCCGAATACGCCATCCGCTGCATGATCTATCTGTCCCGACAAGGACAGGGCGTCCTGACCAGTCGCCAGGAGATTGCCGCCCAAGCGGATATCCCCCCGAATTTTCTTGCCAAGATTGCCCAGGATCTCGCCAAAACCGGCCTGATCGAAATTCGCCAGGGGGCGCGGGGGGGATTGGTCCTCAACCGTCACCCTGCGGCCATCTCCCTGCTGGAGGTGGTGGAAATCATGATCGGCGAAATCTATCTCAATGACTGCGTTGCCCGCCCGGCCGCCTGCAAAGCTCAGCGGTACTGTGCCGTCCACCGGGTGTGGCTGGACGCCCGCGACCAGTTGCGCGACACCCTGCGCCGGGTCAACTTTGACCAGCTGAGCGCCGACTCCACCTGTCTCCCCGCCTTTGCCGACATGCTGCTTGAACCAAAAGGGCACGATGCCACTGCCCATGAGGATCTGCAATGA